From a single Hyphomicrobiales bacterium genomic region:
- a CDS encoding conserved hypothetical protein (Evidence 4 : Unknown function but conserved in other organisms), with the protein MSAQLIYDLAPLGSIIRFSDGAPRPPERHRRKFSAWENNNSAGRLIRKQAERRAGNTVIGASITLHAGDYGSAGVVVLRVHRTFSVDSSLKFVVTERPKVGSVQVLDRPGDDGELVYLASHRADAQEWLTRHGYPNAVLREISADEVAAAVVEGRTAA; encoded by the coding sequence ATGTCCGCACAGTTGATTTATGACCTCGCGCCGCTTGGCTCGATCATTCGCTTCTCCGACGGCGCGCCGCGCCCGCCGGAACGCCATCGCAGGAAGTTCTCCGCCTGGGAGAACAACAACAGCGCTGGTCGCCTCATCCGCAAGCAGGCCGAGCGCCGCGCCGGCAATACGGTCATCGGCGCAAGCATCACCTTGCATGCAGGCGACTATGGCAGCGCCGGCGTCGTGGTGCTCCGTGTCCACCGGACGTTTTCGGTCGACAGCAGTCTGAAGTTCGTCGTCACCGAACGACCGAAGGTCGGTTCGGTCCAGGTGCTCGACCGGCCGGGCGACGACGGCGAGCTGGTCTATCTCGCCAGCCATCGCGCCGACGCGCAGGAGTGGCTGACGCGGCATGGCTACCCGAACGCTGTGCTGCGCGAGATCTCGGCCGACGAGGTTGCCGCCGCCGTCGTGGAGGGGAGGACGGCCGCATGA
- a CDS encoding conserved hypothetical protein (Evidence 4 : Unknown function but conserved in other organisms), with protein MSTTAPSTTMIADSATAFPPIAFGRTAEGILVAYVADTAFAMLPARDGRHYLATGWRIGRPMAEWKRSDFYDHAGELADEAAFRCKVAENAEHQREKRALGRREIGSTANTPWGRSQGATLYAEGVVCHSTAGHGGFHLSAERNRKVHSMLRSRGGWYEEDAGWAIVALTFPHFFTSYERRCAERTIKDSWPDAWEAIFGAILQPGESLEKDRRAFEQRHADDWIVVSAITSDQQPGFVEVVATPGGRRGAGTEERRFLVPSGEYQVGRFGFVVDEARHPVHSGPSSFIGWQGTAR; from the coding sequence ATGAGCACGACTGCACCCTCCACCACGATGATCGCGGATTCTGCGACCGCATTTCCGCCGATCGCGTTCGGCCGCACAGCAGAGGGCATTCTCGTCGCCTATGTCGCCGACACCGCCTTCGCCATGCTGCCGGCGCGCGATGGCCGGCACTATCTCGCCACCGGCTGGCGCATCGGCCGGCCGATGGCCGAATGGAAGCGATCCGACTTTTACGATCATGCCGGCGAGCTCGCCGACGAGGCGGCGTTCCGCTGCAAGGTCGCGGAAAACGCGGAGCATCAGCGCGAGAAGCGCGCGCTCGGCCGCCGCGAGATCGGCTCCACGGCGAATACGCCGTGGGGCCGCTCGCAGGGCGCGACCCTCTATGCCGAGGGTGTCGTCTGCCATTCGACCGCCGGTCATGGCGGCTTCCACCTCTCGGCCGAGCGCAATCGCAAGGTCCATTCCATGCTGCGGTCGCGCGGCGGCTGGTACGAGGAAGATGCAGGCTGGGCGATCGTCGCGCTCACCTTCCCGCATTTCTTCACCAGCTATGAGCGGCGCTGCGCCGAGCGCACGATTAAGGATAGCTGGCCGGACGCCTGGGAAGCGATCTTCGGCGCGATCCTTCAGCCCGGCGAGTCTCTTGAAAAGGATCGCCGCGCCTTCGAGCAGCGGCACGCCGACGACTGGATCGTCGTATCGGCGATTACATCGGATCAGCAGCCGGGCTTTGTCGAAGTCGTCGCCACGCCCGGCGGCCGCCGCGGTGCGGGCACCGAGGAACGGCGCTTCCTCGTGCCGTCCGGCGAGTACCAGGTCGGACGCTTCGGCTTCGTCGTCGATGAGGCGCGTCATCCGGTCCATTCCGGCCCGTCGAGCTTCATCGGCTGGCAGGGGACCGCGCGATGA
- a CDS encoding conserved hypothetical protein (Evidence 4 : Unknown function but conserved in other organisms), translated as MTTSPQRIAQLSRMEEARRQTQRQLDMIDRQIIRRMTALIPQLGRKRAAYRRGKPADPSAFLERYRSNLAAITAERQPEIDALSRKLARQDAAIEALRERCGAVPCGSRPAQPADAAAVEDGRRACRPGEQRGGLI; from the coding sequence ATGACAACTTCCCCGCAACGCATCGCGCAGCTCTCGCGCATGGAAGAGGCGCGCCGCCAGACGCAGCGCCAGCTCGACATGATCGACCGGCAGATCATCCGTCGCATGACGGCGCTGATTCCACAGCTCGGTCGCAAGCGTGCCGCATATCGCCGCGGCAAGCCCGCCGATCCGAGCGCGTTCCTCGAGCGCTACCGCTCGAACCTCGCCGCCATCACGGCCGAGCGCCAGCCCGAGATCGACGCCCTGTCGCGCAAGCTCGCCCGGCAGGATGCGGCGATCGAGGCATTGCGTGAACGCTGCGGCGCCGTGCCATGCGGGTCAAGGCCGGCACAGCCGGCAGACGCCGCCGCTGTCGAGGATGGCAGGCGCGCTTGTCGGCCGGGAGAGCAGCGCGGCGGGCTGATCTAG
- a CDS encoding conserved hypothetical protein (Evidence 4 : Unknown function but conserved in other organisms), translating into MTKTARASRPSARVVQLRRGTTVEMIRLVCPDAAQATRIAESFGLTILDSDGIRDLHQRLITETADVLGEGLSERAMQIHLQRIVGSYVGSAHGAGQFYSRAVTDAREATARLASDARDEDLDGPVGFDSAAQRKREFAAEVGVQAHALRMAAEGAIAAYEHVVGESWKPFERQPEHPGETVSRKAAEVQMAAFE; encoded by the coding sequence ATGACCAAGACCGCTCGCGCATCCCGCCCCAGCGCCCGCGTTGTCCAACTTCGCCGCGGCACCACGGTCGAAATGATCCGGCTCGTCTGCCCCGACGCAGCGCAGGCCACCCGCATCGCCGAGAGCTTCGGTCTCACCATCCTCGACAGTGACGGCATCCGCGATCTGCATCAGCGGCTCATCACCGAGACTGCGGACGTGCTCGGCGAGGGCCTCAGCGAACGCGCCATGCAGATCCACCTGCAGCGAATCGTCGGCTCCTATGTCGGCTCCGCCCATGGCGCCGGGCAGTTCTACAGCCGGGCCGTGACCGACGCCCGCGAGGCGACGGCGCGATTGGCCAGCGACGCCCGCGACGAGGACCTCGACGGACCCGTCGGCTTCGACTCCGCGGCCCAGCGCAAGCGCGAGTTCGCCGCCGAAGTCGGGGTGCAGGCGCACGCCCTGCGCATGGCGGCCGAAGGCGCGATCGCCGCTTACGAGCACGTCGTCGGCGAGAGCTGGAAGCCGTTCGAGCGTCAGCCCGAGCATCCCGGCGAGACCGTCAGCCGCAAGGCGGCCGAGGTCCAGATGGCGGCATTCGAGTGA
- a CDS encoding conserved hypothetical protein (Evidence 4 : Unknown function but conserved in other organisms), whose translation MTGKETKSRVDVYARITDRIVADLERGVRPWIQPWSAANGAGRITRPLRHNGLPYQGINVVLLWSEAVARGFASPIWMTFKQALELGGNVRKGETGTTVVYANRFTRTETDEHGDEVERAIPFLRAYAVFCVDQIEGLPEHFYARPAAPAAPAQRIAHADAFFANTGVVIRHGGDKAFFAPSLDLIQMPPFDSFRDPESYYATLAHETVHWAGAEHRLNRDLSRYHSDRSERAREELIADLGACFVSADLGIVPELEPRADHASYLASWLAVLANDRRFIFSAAAHAQRACAYLHGLQPQAETGPEAA comes from the coding sequence ATGACTGGTAAGGAAACAAAGTCCCGCGTCGACGTCTATGCGCGGATCACAGATCGCATCGTCGCCGACCTGGAACGCGGTGTTCGCCCGTGGATTCAGCCGTGGAGCGCCGCGAACGGCGCCGGACGCATCACGCGGCCCCTGCGCCACAACGGCCTGCCCTATCAGGGCATCAATGTCGTACTGCTCTGGTCGGAGGCCGTGGCGCGCGGCTTCGCCTCGCCGATCTGGATGACGTTCAAGCAGGCCCTCGAGCTCGGCGGCAATGTCCGGAAGGGTGAGACCGGCACGACCGTCGTCTACGCCAATCGGTTCACGAGAACGGAGACCGACGAGCATGGCGACGAGGTGGAGCGCGCGATTCCGTTTCTGCGCGCCTACGCCGTGTTTTGCGTCGACCAGATCGAGGGCCTGCCGGAGCACTTCTACGCCCGGCCGGCGGCGCCCGCAGCGCCGGCGCAGCGCATCGCCCATGCCGACGCATTCTTTGCCAACACCGGCGTCGTCATCCGGCACGGCGGCGACAAAGCGTTCTTCGCGCCATCGCTCGATCTCATTCAGATGCCGCCCTTCGACTCGTTCCGCGACCCGGAGAGCTACTACGCCACGCTGGCTCATGAGACCGTGCACTGGGCAGGCGCGGAGCACCGGCTCAACCGGGATCTCTCGCGCTATCATAGCGACCGCAGTGAACGCGCTCGCGAAGAGCTGATCGCGGATCTGGGCGCTTGCTTCGTCAGCGCCGATCTCGGTATCGTCCCCGAGCTTGAGCCGCGCGCCGATCATGCGAGCTACCTCGCATCCTGGCTCGCGGTCCTCGCCAACGACAGGCGCTTCATCTTCTCGGCCGCCGCGCACGCGCAGCGGGCCTGCGCCTATCTGCATGGTCTGCAGCCGCAGGCGGAGACTGGGCCGGAGGCGGCCTGA
- a CDS encoding DNA-damage-inducible protein J — MATNALVQTRIDADVRDRASAVLEGIGLTVSDAVRILLTRTANEGALPLELVTNSEAHDAWFRMKVQEALQDTRPDVPDEQAETHFAARRADARRKAAGGS; from the coding sequence ATGGCCACAAATGCGCTTGTCCAGACCCGAATCGACGCTGACGTGCGAGACCGCGCGTCCGCCGTGCTCGAGGGCATAGGGCTCACGGTGTCGGACGCCGTGCGCATCCTGCTCACCCGAACCGCCAATGAAGGCGCGCTTCCGCTGGAACTCGTCACCAACAGCGAGGCGCATGACGCCTGGTTCCGGATGAAGGTGCAGGAGGCGCTGCAGGATACGCGCCCCGACGTGCCTGACGAGCAGGCCGAGACGCATTTCGCCGCGCGCCGCGCGGACGCCCGGCGCAAGGCCGCCGGCGGATCGTGA
- a CDS encoding putative toxin Y4kP (Evidence 3 : Putative function from multiple computational evidences) — translation MKLVWSAFALADRDGIFTHIEADNPRAAIAVDERIATAARRLVDFPESGRPGRVAGTRELVITGTPYVAAYAVTAETIRILRVLHGAQRWPDELPQG, via the coding sequence GTGAAACTCGTCTGGTCGGCCTTCGCGCTCGCCGATCGCGACGGCATCTTCACCCATATCGAAGCGGACAATCCGCGCGCGGCGATCGCCGTCGACGAGCGGATCGCCACCGCAGCGCGCCGCTTGGTCGACTTTCCGGAGAGCGGCCGTCCCGGCCGCGTCGCCGGCACGCGCGAGCTCGTCATCACCGGCACGCCCTATGTGGCAGCCTACGCCGTGACCGCTGAGACGATCCGAATTCTGCGCGTCCTGCACGGCGCCCAAAGATGGCCGGATGAGCTGCCGCAAGGCTGA
- a CDS encoding Damage-inducible protein — protein MRPQPAIESLRAQIEKIEGRTPRAKSVLPFGIAEVDSRLPGGGLALGALHEVAGGGFGAVDGAAAALFAGGVAARTKGKVLWCITRPDLFAPALAQAGLPPDRVIYVEAGDDKSLLACMEEGLRHGGLGAVVGEVARLSMTASRRLQLAAEGAGTIGIALRRWRRQTEAADFGQPTAAMTRWRISVLPSSPLPVPGVGRHRWLVELIRARAGESADFELEACDDTGCLALPAELVDRPAAAEGRRRGASA, from the coding sequence GTGCGGCCGCAGCCCGCCATAGAGTCGTTGCGCGCGCAAATCGAGAAGATCGAGGGTCGAACCCCGCGCGCGAAATCGGTGCTTCCATTCGGAATCGCCGAGGTGGACTCACGACTTCCCGGCGGAGGGCTGGCACTCGGCGCTCTGCACGAGGTGGCGGGCGGCGGATTCGGCGCCGTTGACGGCGCGGCCGCAGCCCTCTTCGCCGGCGGCGTCGCAGCGCGGACGAAAGGCAAGGTCCTGTGGTGTATCACGCGCCCAGACCTTTTCGCGCCCGCACTTGCCCAGGCAGGTTTGCCGCCCGACAGGGTGATCTACGTCGAGGCGGGTGACGACAAGTCGCTTCTCGCCTGCATGGAGGAGGGTCTTCGTCATGGCGGACTGGGCGCCGTCGTTGGCGAGGTCGCGCGTCTCTCGATGACTGCGTCACGGCGACTCCAACTCGCCGCTGAAGGAGCCGGTACGATCGGTATCGCGCTCCGGCGCTGGCGGCGCCAGACCGAGGCAGCCGATTTCGGGCAACCGACCGCAGCCATGACGCGCTGGAGAATTTCGGTGTTGCCCTCGTCGCCGCTTCCGGTTCCCGGTGTGGGCCGTCATCGATGGCTCGTCGAATTGATCCGCGCCCGCGCGGGCGAGAGTGCAGATTTCGAGTTGGAGGCTTGCGATGACACGGGTTGCCTCGCTCTTCCTGCCGAGCTGGTCGACCGACCGGCTGCGGCGGAAGGGCGGCGACGCGGCGCCTCCGCTTGA
- the imuB gene encoding Protein ImuB, producing the protein MTRVASLFLPSWSTDRLRRKGGDAAPPLEAPLILIGREGSRRVVVSADAAARAAGLRPGMALAKAQVLVRDLLIQDADPVADFEALERIALWVLQRFAPIVAVDGDDGIVIDTTGADHLHGGEEAMLDALVGRLAMSGIAARAAVADSWGAAHAFARYLAQPAFVAAPGHGPATVSPLPLEALRLPAATTHDLRVLGFEWIGDLLLQPRAPLTLRFGPELGRRLDQAIGATAEPIDPVRPADLIEVRRSFAEPIGAAETIARYISKLVVALCERLEEIDLGARRLDLHLRRVDNQRQAIRVGMAVPVRDAKRLTRLLCDRIETIDPGFGIEVLILVASIAEPLVRKQTVSALIEEAIPDVSDLIDTLANRVGERAVYRAAPLSSDVPERAVARIPAMAPDTGATWPGHWPRPARLLPRPEPIETVALLPDHPPVTFTWRGIRRRVRRADGPERVFGEWWKRDAELVAVRDYFRLEDEAGERYWVYRAGDGEDAATGSHRWFMHGVFG; encoded by the coding sequence ATGACACGGGTTGCCTCGCTCTTCCTGCCGAGCTGGTCGACCGACCGGCTGCGGCGGAAGGGCGGCGACGCGGCGCCTCCGCTTGAGGCCCCGCTCATCCTGATCGGCCGGGAAGGAAGCCGGCGCGTGGTGGTGTCAGCGGATGCCGCCGCGCGAGCGGCCGGCCTGCGGCCTGGCATGGCGCTCGCGAAGGCGCAGGTCCTCGTACGGGACTTGCTCATCCAGGATGCCGATCCGGTCGCAGATTTCGAGGCGCTCGAGCGCATCGCCTTATGGGTGCTGCAACGCTTTGCCCCCATCGTCGCGGTGGATGGCGACGACGGCATCGTGATCGACACCACGGGCGCCGACCATCTCCATGGCGGTGAAGAGGCGATGCTCGATGCGCTCGTCGGGCGCCTTGCCATGTCCGGCATCGCCGCGCGGGCCGCCGTCGCCGACAGCTGGGGCGCCGCGCACGCCTTCGCCCGCTATCTCGCGCAGCCAGCTTTCGTGGCAGCACCCGGGCATGGGCCGGCGACGGTCTCGCCGTTGCCGCTGGAAGCGCTGCGCCTGCCCGCCGCCACGACCCACGATCTGCGTGTGCTCGGCTTCGAGTGGATCGGGGACCTCCTATTGCAGCCGCGTGCGCCGCTGACGCTTCGTTTCGGTCCCGAGCTCGGGCGGCGGCTCGATCAGGCGATCGGCGCGACGGCGGAGCCGATCGATCCGGTTCGGCCGGCCGATCTCATCGAGGTCCGGCGCAGTTTTGCCGAACCGATCGGCGCCGCCGAGACCATCGCGCGTTACATCAGCAAGCTCGTCGTCGCGCTGTGCGAACGCCTTGAGGAAATCGACCTCGGTGCGCGACGGCTAGATCTTCATCTGCGGCGCGTCGACAACCAGCGCCAGGCAATCCGCGTCGGCATGGCTGTGCCCGTTCGCGATGCGAAGCGCCTCACCCGCCTCTTGTGCGACAGGATCGAGACGATCGATCCCGGCTTCGGCATTGAAGTCCTGATCCTCGTCGCAAGCATCGCCGAACCATTGGTCCGCAAGCAGACCGTCAGCGCGCTCATCGAAGAGGCCATCCCCGATGTGTCCGACCTGATCGACACGCTGGCCAACCGCGTCGGTGAGCGCGCCGTCTACCGCGCGGCGCCGCTATCGAGCGACGTGCCCGAGCGGGCCGTCGCTCGAATTCCTGCGATGGCGCCTGATACCGGCGCCACCTGGCCGGGCCATTGGCCGCGACCGGCCCGCCTGCTGCCGCGCCCCGAGCCGATTGAGACCGTCGCGCTCTTGCCCGACCATCCGCCGGTCACTTTTACCTGGCGTGGTATCCGCCGCCGTGTGCGACGGGCCGACGGGCCCGAGCGCGTGTTCGGCGAATGGTGGAAGCGTGATGCCGAACTCGTCGCGGTGCGCGACTATTTCCGGCTCGAGGACGAGGCCGGCGAGCGATATTGGGTGTATCGCGCCGGCGACGGCGAAGACGCTGCGACCGGATCGCATCGCTGGTTCATGCACGGGGTGTTCGGATGA
- the dnaE2 gene encoding Error-prone DNA polymerase 2: protein MSTHRYVELQTTSHFSFLRGASSADELFAQAAVQGIEALAIVDRNSLAGIVRAHEASKATGVRLIVGCRLDLSDGMSLLVYPSDRSAYSRLCRLLSLGKRRAGKGKCSLGWADVVAYGEGLIVVLVPDTADDDCRLHLRQLHDAFADRAYMALTLRRRPNDQLRLHALSNAAAAAKVRTVVTNDVLFHAPDRRILQDVVTCIRHNVTIDALGDRRERHADRFLKPPEEMHRLFTRYSDALARTLEIADRCRFSLDELAYQYPEERDDPSLSPQETLEKLTWEGAATRYPEGLPDEVRAVLQHELRLINKLDYAPYFLTVNSIVRFARSRDILCQGRGSAANSAVCYVLGITSIDPGRNDLLFERFVSEERREPPDIDVDFEHERREIVMQWVFETYGRDHAALCSTVIRYRTKGALRDVGKALGLPEDLISSLSGQVWGWSEEGVENRHVEELNLNLADRRLRLTLDLARQLMGAPRHLSQHPGGFVLTHDRLDDLVPIEPASMKDRQVIEWDKDDIDALRFMKVDVLALGMLTCMKKGLDLLAHHKGVELDLATIPAEDPRTYAMIRKADTLGTFQIESRAQMSMLPRLKPRTYYDLVVQVAIVRPGPIQGDMVHPYLRRREGREPVHYPKPELEQVLGKTLGVPLFQEQAMRVAITCAGFTPGEADMLRKSMATFKFTGGVSSFRTKLIDGMVANGYERDFAEQTFRQLEGFGSYGFPESHAASFALIAYASAWLKCWHPDVFCAALLNSQPMGFYAPAQIVRDAIGHGIEVRPVCVTASRWDCTLEPTRDESRFAVRLGLRMVRGLANGHAARILAARTDQPFASVDDLWRRSDVPQAALVLLAEADAFRPALGLARREALWAIKALRDEPLPLFVAAAARDHGSSAELNEPAVALRSMKTGGEVVEDYRHVGLSLRSHPVSFLRSDLHRRRIVSCAEAMESRDGRRLEAAGIVLVRQRPGSAKGVMFITLEDETGIANLVVWPKVFETNRRAIMAASMIAVHGRIQREGDVVHLVAQRIVDLSGELASVGEREASFPLPYGRGDQVRNGGSAPDPRERAPRAVRTRDIYVPDLHIDTIKVKTRNFH from the coding sequence ATGAGCACCCATCGCTATGTCGAGTTGCAAACGACATCGCACTTCAGCTTCCTGCGCGGAGCCTCCTCGGCCGACGAGCTCTTCGCCCAGGCGGCGGTGCAGGGCATCGAGGCGCTCGCGATCGTCGACCGCAACAGCCTCGCCGGCATCGTGCGCGCACACGAAGCTTCGAAGGCAACCGGCGTGCGCCTGATCGTAGGCTGCCGCCTCGATCTCTCCGACGGCATGTCGCTCCTGGTCTATCCGAGCGACCGGTCCGCTTATTCGCGGCTCTGCCGATTGCTCTCGCTAGGCAAGCGACGCGCCGGCAAGGGCAAGTGCAGCCTCGGATGGGCCGATGTCGTTGCTTACGGCGAGGGCCTCATCGTGGTGCTCGTGCCGGACACGGCCGATGATGATTGCCGATTGCACCTGCGCCAGCTGCACGACGCATTCGCCGATCGCGCCTATATGGCGCTCACGCTCCGGCGCCGGCCGAACGATCAACTGCGGCTTCACGCGCTCTCGAACGCCGCTGCGGCCGCGAAGGTCCGAACCGTCGTGACCAATGACGTCCTCTTCCACGCGCCCGATCGCCGGATCCTGCAGGACGTTGTCACATGCATCCGGCACAACGTCACGATCGACGCGCTCGGCGATCGGCGCGAGCGGCATGCCGATCGCTTTCTCAAGCCGCCCGAGGAGATGCATCGCCTCTTCACGCGTTACTCCGACGCTTTGGCGCGCACGCTTGAAATCGCCGATCGCTGCCGTTTTTCGCTCGACGAGCTCGCCTATCAATATCCGGAGGAGCGCGACGATCCTTCGCTCTCGCCGCAGGAGACGCTTGAAAAGCTCACCTGGGAGGGCGCGGCGACGCGCTATCCCGAAGGGCTGCCCGACGAGGTGCGCGCTGTCCTCCAGCACGAGCTGCGCCTCATCAACAAACTCGACTACGCGCCGTATTTCCTGACGGTCAACAGCATCGTCAGGTTCGCGCGCTCACGCGACATCCTGTGCCAGGGACGCGGCTCGGCCGCGAATTCCGCCGTCTGCTACGTTCTCGGCATTACCTCGATCGATCCCGGACGCAACGACCTGTTGTTCGAGCGCTTCGTCAGCGAAGAGCGCCGCGAGCCGCCCGACATCGACGTCGATTTTGAACACGAAAGGCGAGAGATCGTCATGCAGTGGGTGTTCGAGACCTACGGCCGCGATCATGCCGCTCTGTGCTCGACCGTGATCCGTTATCGCACGAAAGGCGCATTGCGCGATGTCGGCAAGGCGCTCGGCCTGCCCGAAGATCTGATTTCGTCGCTCTCCGGCCAGGTTTGGGGCTGGTCCGAGGAAGGCGTTGAAAATCGCCATGTCGAGGAGCTCAACCTCAATCTTGCCGATCGACGGCTGCGATTGACGCTCGATCTCGCGCGCCAGCTCATGGGCGCGCCACGACATCTCTCACAGCACCCCGGCGGCTTTGTCTTGACCCACGATCGGCTCGACGATCTCGTGCCGATCGAACCGGCGAGCATGAAGGACCGGCAGGTCATCGAGTGGGACAAGGACGATATCGACGCGTTGCGATTTATGAAGGTCGACGTCCTCGCCTTGGGCATGCTCACCTGCATGAAGAAGGGTCTCGATCTGCTCGCGCACCACAAGGGCGTCGAGCTCGACCTTGCGACGATTCCTGCCGAGGATCCTCGTACCTACGCCATGATCAGGAAGGCCGATACGCTCGGGACGTTTCAGATCGAAAGCCGGGCGCAGATGTCGATGCTTCCGCGCCTAAAGCCGCGAACCTATTACGACCTTGTCGTCCAGGTGGCGATCGTTCGGCCTGGCCCGATCCAAGGCGATATGGTCCATCCCTATCTTCGCCGCCGCGAAGGACGCGAGCCCGTCCATTATCCCAAGCCCGAGCTCGAACAGGTGCTCGGAAAAACCTTGGGCGTGCCCCTGTTTCAAGAGCAAGCGATGCGGGTGGCGATCACCTGCGCGGGCTTCACGCCCGGCGAAGCCGATATGCTGCGCAAATCGATGGCCACGTTCAAGTTCACGGGCGGGGTCTCATCGTTCAGGACCAAACTGATCGACGGCATGGTCGCCAACGGATATGAGCGCGATTTCGCTGAGCAGACGTTTCGCCAATTGGAAGGGTTCGGTTCGTATGGATTCCCGGAAAGTCATGCAGCTTCGTTCGCGTTGATCGCCTATGCGAGCGCCTGGCTGAAATGCTGGCATCCGGATGTCTTCTGCGCGGCTTTGCTCAACAGCCAGCCCATGGGTTTTTATGCGCCGGCGCAGATCGTAAGAGACGCGATCGGGCATGGCATCGAGGTACGGCCGGTCTGCGTCACGGCCTCGCGCTGGGATTGCACGCTGGAGCCAACCCGCGACGAAAGCCGCTTTGCGGTCAGGCTCGGCCTGCGGATGGTTCGCGGTCTCGCCAATGGCCACGCCGCCCGGATCCTCGCGGCCCGCACCGATCAACCCTTCGCCTCGGTCGACGACCTCTGGCGCCGCTCCGACGTGCCGCAAGCCGCACTCGTTCTCCTGGCCGAGGCAGATGCATTTCGGCCGGCCCTCGGTCTCGCCCGGCGCGAGGCGCTGTGGGCGATCAAGGCTCTCAGGGACGAACCTTTGCCGTTATTCGTGGCCGCCGCGGCGCGCGATCACGGATCGAGCGCCGAGCTCAACGAACCCGCGGTGGCGCTGCGATCGATGAAAACGGGCGGCGAAGTCGTCGAAGACTACCGGCATGTCGGCTTGTCATTGCGCAGTCACCCGGTCTCGTTTCTTCGCAGCGACCTGCATCGTCGGCGCATCGTCTCCTGCGCGGAGGCGATGGAATCGCGCGACGGCCGCCGGCTCGAAGCAGCCGGCATCGTCCTGGTCCGCCAGCGGCCCGGGTCAGCGAAGGGCGTGATGTTCATCACATTGGAGGACGAGACAGGCATTGCCAACCTCGTCGTCTGGCCGAAGGTCTTCGAAACCAATCGCCGCGCCATCATGGCGGCGAGCATGATCGCCGTGCACGGCCGCATCCAGCGCGAGGGCGACGTGGTTCATCTGGTCGCGCAGCGGATCGTCGACCTGTCGGGCGAGCTGGCCAGCGTCGGCGAGCGCGAGGCCAGCTTTCCGCTGCCTTACGGTCGCGGCGATCAGGTCCGCAACGGCGGTTCGGCCCCCGATCCACGCGAGCGGGCGCCGAGGGCGGTGCGAACGCGCGACATCTATGTGCCAGACCTCCATATCGACACCATCAAGGTGAAAACGCGAAATTTCCACTAG
- a CDS encoding conserved hypothetical protein (Evidence 4 : Unknown function but conserved in other organisms) has protein sequence MADDRSKRGNADRRRVAGGEGYEVSYFAKKHGITKDQAEGLIKQIGNDRNKLNAAAEKLKK, from the coding sequence ATGGCCGACGACAGATCGAAACGAGGCAATGCCGACCGTCGGCGCGTCGCCGGCGGCGAAGGGTACGAAGTCAGTTATTTCGCCAAAAAGCACGGCATCACGAAGGACCAAGCCGAGGGCCTGATCAAGCAGATCGGCAATGATCGCAACAAACTCAACGCAGCCGCCGAAAAGCTGAAGAAATAA